In Nocardia sp. NBC_00403, one DNA window encodes the following:
- a CDS encoding molybdopterin cofactor-binding domain-containing protein: MKFEVDGKLVQADPRPGQCLRTLLRETGNLAVKKGCDAGDCGACSVQLDGMTVHSCIIPAYRAADRTITTASGLGTTTDLHPVQQQFIDAAAFQCGFCTAGMVVTAAGLGCGSPSTTPDTADLPELMKGNLCRCTGYRAITDALTAAAAKPEPAAHAVPAEAGSDVRAQHRVDPGAAADRAPASDLGTGAGPRAAAGLDPSAGLSVVADRATASDLGTGAGPRAAAGLDPSAGLSAAADLRPAAGLRADEGGGATSDLGQAADAGAAADLRPAADIGAAAGPGTAAGLCAPAATGIFPDRGSGQIGTGTAAPASARVVTGTEAFTFDVRALDADPTADPAMAPPTAPLHIAVLPSPHPHARIVSINTSAAEALPGVHAVLTWADAPDVAFSTARHEFRMDDPDDTYVLDRTMRFVGQRVAAVVADSVDIARAACRALLVEYELLPAVFEPARALSPRAPKLHGDKRNSARIADAQRNLVAEVHGEVGDVAAGLDAAAHVVHGVWHSPRAQHVHLETHGGIGWLDEQSRLVIRCSTQVPFLVRDELCEVFGLSRERVRVFATRVGGGFGAKQEMLAEDLIALAVLRTGRPVQYEFTRSDEFTAATSRHPMRVEVTAGAGADGTLTALAVDVLSDAGAYGNHSVGVMFHGVGESVEVYRCVNKRVDAQAVYTNNIPSGAFRGYGLGQIIFGVESALDELARATGIDPFEFRRRNVVVPGDRLVGAEVDDSDLMIGSYGLDQCIDLAERALLRGNGIAAPGREWRVGEGMALSMIATIPPRGHRSEATATLLADGRYEIRVGTAEFGNGTTTVHAQLAATALNADVRQVVIRQSDTDLVGHDTGAFGSTGITVAGKACYSAALSLRDRMLARASELSGLPASECELRPGGVRCGDRLLVAAELLANGELSGRGDHDGSPRSVSFNVHAFRVAVHPDTGSVRILQSIQAVDAGTVLNPVQCRGQVEGGAAQAIGTALYEDMRSDRGVVTTRTLRHYHIPQFADLPRTEVYFAETADDLGPLGAKSMSESPYNPVAPALANAIRDAVGVRLDRLPMTADRIWHVIQKGAQG, from the coding sequence ATGAAATTCGAGGTCGACGGCAAGCTCGTGCAGGCGGACCCCCGCCCCGGCCAGTGCCTGCGCACCCTGCTCCGCGAAACCGGCAACCTGGCCGTGAAGAAGGGCTGCGACGCAGGTGACTGCGGCGCCTGCTCGGTGCAACTCGACGGCATGACCGTCCACTCCTGCATCATCCCCGCCTACCGCGCTGCCGACCGCACCATCACCACGGCCTCCGGCCTCGGCACCACTACCGACCTACACCCCGTGCAACAGCAATTCATCGACGCGGCGGCCTTCCAATGCGGCTTCTGCACCGCAGGCATGGTGGTCACCGCCGCGGGCCTCGGCTGCGGCAGCCCATCGACAACGCCCGACACCGCCGACCTACCCGAGCTGATGAAGGGAAACCTCTGCCGCTGCACGGGATATCGCGCCATCACCGACGCACTGACCGCCGCAGCCGCGAAACCCGAGCCGGCCGCGCATGCGGTGCCTGCGGAAGCTGGATCCGACGTTCGCGCCCAGCACCGGGTCGACCCCGGCGCGGCCGCTGACCGGGCCCCGGCCTCCGACCTCGGAACCGGTGCTGGTCCGAGGGCTGCTGCCGGTCTCGATCCGTCTGCTGGCCTCAGCGTGGTCGCTGACCGGGCCACGGCCTCCGACCTCGGAACCGGTGCTGGTCCGAGGGCTGCTGCCGGTCTCGATCCGTCCGCTGGCCTCAGCGCCGCTGCTGACCTGCGTCCGGCCGCTGGCTTGCGTGCGGACGAGGGCGGTGGTGCGACCTCCGACCTAGGACAGGCCGCCGACGCTGGTGCGGCCGCTGATCTGCGGCCCGCTGCTGACATTGGTGCGGCCGCTGGCCCCGGCACGGCTGCCGGCCTGTGCGCACCCGCTGCCACCGGTATATTTCCTGACCGCGGCTCGGGGCAGATCGGGACGGGAACCGCGGCACCGGCGTCCGCTCGTGTCGTGACCGGTACGGAAGCATTTACCTTCGACGTCCGTGCCCTCGATGCCGACCCCACGGCCGACCCGGCGATGGCCCCGCCGACCGCGCCACTGCATATCGCGGTGCTGCCGAGCCCGCACCCACATGCGCGGATCGTCTCGATCAATACCTCGGCCGCCGAAGCCCTCCCCGGCGTGCATGCGGTGCTCACCTGGGCCGACGCACCGGATGTCGCGTTTTCGACTGCGCGCCACGAGTTCCGGATGGACGATCCTGATGACACCTATGTACTGGACCGGACGATGCGCTTCGTCGGGCAGCGAGTGGCCGCTGTCGTCGCCGATAGCGTGGATATTGCCAGGGCGGCGTGCCGGGCATTGCTGGTGGAGTACGAGCTGCTGCCCGCGGTCTTCGAACCGGCGCGGGCGCTGAGCCCGCGGGCGCCGAAACTGCATGGTGATAAACGGAATTCGGCTCGGATCGCGGATGCGCAGCGAAATCTGGTCGCCGAGGTGCACGGCGAGGTGGGTGATGTGGCTGCGGGGCTGGACGCGGCCGCCCATGTGGTGCACGGAGTGTGGCATTCGCCGCGCGCCCAGCATGTGCATTTGGAGACACACGGTGGCATCGGCTGGTTGGACGAGCAGAGCAGGCTGGTGATCAGGTGCAGTACCCAGGTGCCGTTCTTGGTGCGGGACGAATTGTGTGAAGTCTTCGGTCTGTCTCGGGAACGGGTGCGGGTGTTCGCGACCCGGGTCGGCGGCGGTTTCGGCGCCAAGCAGGAGATGCTGGCCGAGGATCTCATTGCCCTGGCGGTGTTGCGCACCGGGCGGCCGGTCCAGTACGAGTTCACCAGGTCCGACGAGTTCACCGCGGCGACGAGTAGGCATCCGATGCGCGTCGAGGTGACCGCCGGCGCCGGCGCCGACGGCACGTTGACCGCCCTTGCTGTCGATGTGCTCTCCGATGCGGGCGCTTACGGCAATCACAGCGTGGGCGTGATGTTCCACGGTGTGGGCGAGTCGGTGGAGGTCTACCGCTGCGTCAATAAACGGGTCGACGCCCAGGCGGTGTACACCAACAACATTCCGTCGGGCGCGTTCCGCGGGTACGGCCTCGGGCAGATCATCTTCGGGGTCGAGTCGGCGCTCGACGAGCTCGCGCGGGCTACCGGTATCGACCCGTTCGAGTTCCGCCGCCGTAACGTGGTGGTGCCAGGAGATCGGCTCGTCGGTGCGGAAGTCGACGACAGCGACCTGATGATCGGTAGCTACGGCCTGGACCAGTGCATCGACCTGGCCGAACGAGCACTGCTGCGCGGTAACGGTATTGCCGCTCCCGGCCGGGAGTGGCGCGTCGGCGAGGGCATGGCGCTGTCCATGATCGCCACCATTCCGCCGCGTGGACATCGCTCCGAAGCAACGGCCACCCTGCTGGCCGACGGACGCTACGAGATCCGGGTCGGCACTGCGGAATTCGGCAATGGCACCACCACGGTGCACGCGCAGCTCGCGGCCACGGCGCTGAACGCCGATGTGCGGCAGGTGGTGATCCGGCAGTCGGACACCGATCTGGTCGGACATGACACCGGCGCGTTCGGATCGACCGGGATAACGGTGGCGGGCAAAGCCTGCTACTCGGCGGCGCTGTCGCTGCGTGACCGGATGCTGGCCAGGGCATCCGAGCTGTCCGGACTGCCCGCGTCGGAATGCGAACTGCGCCCCGGTGGTGTCCGCTGCGGTGATCGACTGCTCGTCGCGGCGGAACTCCTGGCCAATGGTGAGCTGTCCGGCCGCGGCGATCATGACGGCAGCCCACGTTCGGTCAGCTTCAACGTGCACGCCTTCCGGGTCGCGGTTCACCCGGACACCGGATCAGTGCGCATCCTGCAGTCCATCCAGGCCGTCGACGCGGGCACCGTGCTCAACCCGGTGCAGTGCCGCGGTCAGGTGGAGGGCGGCGCGGCGCAGGCCATCGGCACCGCGCTCTACGAGGACATGCGCAGCGACCGCGGTGTGGTGACCACCCGGACATTGCGGCACTACCACATCCCACAGTTCGCCGACCTGCCCCGCACCGAGGTGTACTTCGCCGAAACCGCCGATGACCTCGGCCCGCTCGGTGCCAAGTCGATGAGTGAATCGCCGTACAACCCGGTCGCCCCCGCCCTGGCCAATGCCATCCGCGATGCTGTCGGAGTACGACTGGACCGGTTGCCGATGACGGCCGACCGGATCTGGCATGTCATTCAGAAAGGAGCGCAGGGGTGA
- a CDS encoding DUF6986 family protein encodes MLDPVDAELLARYPGPDRRAQPIHTAYVSADRVTAETPVAWGAAATELLDRHHDLLAELDSTRSLPAVRDRLQRNPIQDLRIDFEDGYGFRSDDEEDKAAITAGAVLSAWAEQSDGPASFGIRTKGLADAERHRALRTLELVLDAAGGVPAGFVFTVPKIRAAEQVSALVALSEAFERGYGLAEGTLRFELQIESPQAVIAADGTTPIARMIGLAGGRCSGLHFGTYDYTAACGIAAPDQALDHPAADYAKSVMQAAAAQTGVWICDGSTQIVPDTEPEAALRNHHRLVTRSLRRGYYQGWDMHPGHLITRWLATYEFFRQATAIAVPRLQAYLERRSGGVMDEPATAEALAATVLRGVNCGARGAGELGDLTIEVLQALVSRAPIPQGA; translated from the coding sequence ATGCTCGACCCGGTCGACGCCGAACTGCTTGCGCGTTATCCAGGCCCCGACCGCCGGGCGCAGCCCATTCACACGGCATACGTGTCCGCCGATCGCGTCACCGCCGAAACGCCCGTGGCATGGGGTGCGGCGGCAACGGAACTGCTCGACCGCCACCACGACCTGCTCGCCGAGCTCGACAGCACCCGGTCCCTGCCCGCCGTGCGCGACCGCCTCCAGCGCAACCCGATCCAGGATCTGCGCATCGACTTCGAGGACGGCTATGGATTCCGTTCCGACGACGAGGAAGACAAGGCCGCCATCACCGCAGGCGCGGTGCTGTCTGCCTGGGCGGAACAATCCGACGGCCCGGCAAGTTTCGGCATTCGGACGAAGGGTCTTGCGGACGCGGAACGCCACAGAGCCCTGCGCACCCTCGAGTTGGTGCTCGACGCGGCGGGCGGCGTCCCGGCAGGCTTCGTATTTACCGTGCCCAAGATTCGAGCGGCAGAACAGGTTTCGGCTCTCGTCGCCCTCTCCGAAGCCTTCGAGCGGGGCTATGGCCTGGCTGAAGGCACCTTGCGTTTCGAGCTCCAGATCGAGAGCCCGCAGGCCGTCATTGCCGCCGACGGCACCACACCGATAGCAAGAATGATCGGCCTTGCTGGTGGTCGCTGCAGCGGATTGCATTTCGGCACATACGATTACACGGCCGCCTGCGGTATCGCCGCGCCAGATCAGGCGCTCGATCATCCGGCCGCGGACTACGCCAAGTCCGTCATGCAGGCGGCCGCGGCGCAAACGGGTGTGTGGATCTGTGACGGCTCCACCCAGATCGTGCCCGACACCGAACCCGAAGCCGCACTGCGCAACCATCATCGGCTGGTCACCCGATCGCTGCGTCGTGGGTACTACCAGGGCTGGGACATGCACCCCGGGCATTTGATCACCCGCTGGCTGGCCACCTACGAGTTCTTCCGGCAGGCCACCGCCATCGCGGTCCCGCGCCTGCAGGCTTATCTCGAACGGCGATCCGGCGGGGTCATGGACGAGCCCGCCACCGCGGAAGCCTTGGCCGCCACCGTCTTACGCGGCGTGAACTGCGGCGCGCGCGGCGCGGGTGAGCTCGGCGACCTGACTATCGAGGTGCTGCAAGCGCTGGTCTCGCGCGCGCCGATCCCGCAGGGGGCGTAG
- the alc gene encoding allantoicase has product MHDADFTVLPDLAVRPLGGSVIWADDEFFAEKENLINPGPAEYRPSTFGHKGQIYDGWETRRRRGKPGDDSAIVRLGVPGLIRGIVVDTAWFKGNYPPVVSVSALEIEGYPDAETIAERDDWVTLVDRAPVAGDSRNPFSIESEKRWTHVKLTMHPDGGVARLRVYGEGRPDPRLLGLGPLDLAALENGALVIDCSNRFYSSPNHLLYPGLAGKMGDGWETARRRDDGNDWVHIRLAGPGLIRLAEIDTSYFLGNSPGAARLTGRTTDGTELELLPRTALLPDTRHRFAIAPMGASVEQVRLDIYPDGGLARLRLYGELGE; this is encoded by the coding sequence GTGCACGACGCGGACTTCACGGTGCTGCCGGATCTGGCGGTCCGACCCCTCGGCGGGTCGGTGATCTGGGCCGATGACGAATTCTTCGCGGAGAAGGAGAATTTGATCAACCCCGGCCCCGCCGAATACCGCCCGTCGACCTTCGGGCACAAGGGCCAGATCTATGACGGCTGGGAGACCCGTAGGCGTCGGGGCAAGCCCGGTGACGATTCCGCCATCGTGCGGCTCGGCGTGCCCGGCCTCATCCGGGGAATCGTGGTGGATACCGCCTGGTTCAAGGGCAACTATCCGCCCGTCGTGTCGGTGTCGGCGCTGGAGATCGAGGGCTACCCGGACGCCGAGACCATCGCCGAACGCGACGACTGGGTGACCCTGGTCGACCGTGCCCCGGTCGCAGGCGACAGCCGCAACCCGTTCTCGATCGAGAGCGAAAAGCGCTGGACCCATGTGAAACTCACCATGCATCCGGATGGCGGCGTGGCTCGGCTGCGGGTGTACGGGGAGGGTCGCCCCGATCCGAGGCTGCTCGGTCTCGGCCCGCTGGATCTGGCCGCGCTGGAGAATGGCGCGCTGGTGATCGACTGCTCCAACCGCTTCTACAGCTCGCCCAACCATCTGCTCTATCCCGGCCTGGCCGGGAAGATGGGCGACGGCTGGGAGACCGCCCGCCGCCGCGACGACGGCAACGACTGGGTGCACATCCGCCTCGCCGGACCGGGCCTGATCCGGCTCGCGGAGATCGACACGTCGTACTTCCTCGGCAACAGCCCCGGCGCGGCCCGGCTCACCGGCCGCACCACCGACGGCACCGAGCTCGAGCTGCTGCCACGCACCGCACTGCTGCCCGACACCAGGCACCGCTTCGCGATCGCGCCGATGGGCGCTTCGGTCGAGCAAGTGCGCCTGGACATCTACCCGGACGGCGGGCTCGCGCGCCTGCGGCTGTACGGAGAGCTGGGCGAATGA
- the puuE gene encoding allantoinase PuuE, producing MSKRDFVGYGSTPPDPKWPGGARIAVQFVLNYEEGAENSVLDGDPHSETFLSEMTPAEAFPNRHMSMESLYEYGSRAGLWRVLRVFERRALPLTIFAVARAMQRNPEAVAAFRELGHEIACHGLRWKSYQLADRETERAHMAQAVRILTELTGAPPRGWYTGRDSPNTRQLVVEHGGFVYDSDSYADDLPYWVTVHNRDHLVVPYTLDTNDMRFASPAGFPSGEQFFAHLRDAFDVLYREGAEGSPKMLSVGLHCRIVGRPARTAALERFLDHVQSHDDVWITRRIDIAEHWHRTHAPTGLSTH from the coding sequence ATGAGCAAGCGGGACTTTGTCGGCTACGGGTCGACGCCACCGGATCCGAAATGGCCGGGTGGCGCACGGATCGCGGTCCAGTTCGTGCTCAATTACGAAGAGGGCGCGGAGAACAGTGTTCTCGACGGCGATCCGCACTCGGAGACCTTCCTCTCGGAAATGACTCCGGCGGAAGCCTTTCCGAATCGGCACATGAGCATGGAGTCGCTCTACGAGTACGGCTCCCGCGCTGGTCTGTGGCGGGTGCTCCGGGTCTTCGAGCGCCGTGCCCTGCCGCTCACCATCTTCGCGGTGGCCAGGGCGATGCAACGAAATCCCGAGGCGGTAGCGGCTTTTCGCGAGCTCGGCCACGAGATCGCCTGCCACGGCCTGCGCTGGAAGTCCTATCAGCTCGCCGACCGCGAGACCGAGCGGGCGCACATGGCCCAGGCGGTTCGCATCCTCACCGAATTGACCGGCGCTCCACCGCGGGGCTGGTACACCGGGCGCGACTCACCGAACACCAGGCAGCTGGTGGTCGAGCACGGCGGATTCGTCTACGACTCGGATTCCTACGCCGACGACCTGCCCTACTGGGTCACCGTCCACAACCGCGATCACCTGGTGGTCCCGTACACGTTGGACACCAACGACATGCGCTTCGCCTCGCCTGCGGGTTTCCCCAGCGGTGAGCAGTTCTTCGCGCACTTGCGTGACGCCTTCGACGTGCTCTACCGCGAAGGCGCCGAGGGCAGCCCGAAAATGCTTTCGGTGGGTCTGCACTGCCGCATAGTGGGCCGCCCTGCCCGCACCGCGGCCCTCGAACGCTTCCTGGACCACGTCCAATCCCACGATGATGTGTGGATAACTCGACGCATCGACATCGCCGAACACTGGCACCGAACCCACGCTCCTACGGGGCTATCGACACACTGA